Proteins encoded within one genomic window of Pseudalkalibacillus sp. SCS-8:
- a CDS encoding response regulator, giving the protein MKAKILIVDDQYGIRILLNEIFKKEGYKTFQAANGVQALSIVKNEKPDLLILDMKIPGMDGLEILRRVKKVDSDVGVIIMTAYGELDMIHEAMELGAITHFAKPFDIDEIRKVVKENLPIRS; this is encoded by the coding sequence ATGAAAGCAAAGATACTGATCGTGGATGACCAGTATGGTATTCGAATCCTATTGAATGAAATTTTCAAAAAAGAAGGATATAAAACCTTTCAAGCTGCGAATGGAGTCCAAGCCCTTTCAATCGTAAAGAACGAAAAGCCGGACTTGTTGATCCTTGACATGAAGATTCCAGGAATGGATGGATTGGAAATCTTACGAAGAGTGAAAAAAGTGGACAGCGATGTTGGTGTCATCATCATGACGGCATATGGAGAGCTGGACATGATTCATGAAGCGATGGAACTAGGTGCAATCACCCATTTTGCGAAGCCTTTTGATATCGATGAGATCCGGAAGGTCGTCAAGGAAAATTTACCCATACGCTCATAA